One Pseudomonas fluorescens genomic region harbors:
- the preA gene encoding NAD-dependent dihydropyrimidine dehydrogenase subunit PreA → MADLSIVFAGIKAPNPFWLASAPPTDKAYNVVRAFEAGWGGVVWKTLGEDPAAVNVSSRYSAHYGNNREVLGINNIELITDRSLEINLREITQVKKDWPDRAVIVSLMVPCVEESWKHILPLVEATGADGIELNFGCPHGMPERGMGAAVGQVPEYVEQVTRWCKTYCSLPVIVKLTPNITDIRVAARAAHRGGADAVSLINTINSITSVDLDHMVALPTVGSKSTHGGYCGSAVKPIALNMVAEIARDPQTQGLPICGIGGIGSWRDAAEFMALGSGAVQVCTAAMLHGFRIVDEMKDGLSRWMDSQGYASIGEFSGRAVGNTTDWKYLDINYQVIAKIDQAACIGCGRCHIACEDTSHQAIASLKQADGTHKYEVIDDECVGCNLCQITCPVAACIEMVPMETGKPFLDWNHDPRNPYHVSA, encoded by the coding sequence ATGGCCGATCTGTCGATAGTCTTCGCCGGCATCAAAGCGCCCAATCCGTTCTGGCTGGCGTCCGCGCCGCCGACCGATAAAGCCTATAACGTCGTCCGCGCATTCGAAGCGGGCTGGGGCGGCGTGGTCTGGAAAACCCTGGGAGAGGATCCGGCAGCGGTCAACGTTTCGTCGCGCTATTCAGCGCACTACGGCAACAACCGCGAAGTGCTGGGCATCAATAACATCGAGCTGATTACCGACCGTTCGCTGGAGATCAATCTGCGTGAAATCACTCAGGTGAAAAAGGACTGGCCGGATCGAGCGGTGATCGTTTCGCTGATGGTGCCTTGCGTCGAGGAGTCGTGGAAACACATTCTGCCGCTGGTGGAGGCGACGGGTGCGGATGGCATCGAACTGAATTTCGGCTGCCCCCACGGCATGCCCGAACGGGGCATGGGCGCGGCGGTAGGTCAGGTGCCGGAGTACGTCGAGCAGGTCACGCGCTGGTGCAAGACGTATTGCTCGCTGCCGGTGATCGTCAAACTGACCCCGAACATCACCGACATCCGCGTCGCCGCACGGGCCGCACATCGCGGCGGCGCGGACGCGGTGTCGCTGATCAATACGATCAACTCGATTACCAGTGTCGATCTCGACCACATGGTTGCGCTGCCGACGGTCGGAAGCAAAAGTACCCACGGCGGATATTGCGGCTCGGCGGTGAAGCCGATTGCGCTGAACATGGTTGCCGAAATCGCCCGCGATCCGCAGACCCAGGGGCTGCCGATCTGCGGTATCGGCGGCATTGGCAGCTGGCGGGATGCGGCGGAATTCATGGCGCTGGGCAGCGGCGCCGTGCAGGTGTGTACGGCAGCGATGCTCCACGGCTTCCGGATCGTCGACGAGATGAAGGATGGGCTGTCGCGATGGATGGACAGTCAGGGTTACGCCAGCATCGGCGAGTTTTCCGGGCGCGCGGTGGGCAACACCACTGACTGGAAGTACCTCGATATCAATTATCAAGTGATCGCGAAGATTGATCAGGCAGCCTGCATTGGTTGCGGCCGCTGCCATATCGCTTGCGAGGACACTTCACACCAGGCAATCGCCAGCCTCAAGCAAGCGGACGGCACGCATAAATATGAAGTGATCGACGATGAGTGCGTGGGCTGCAATCTGTGCCAGATCACCTGCCCCGTGGCGGCGTGTATCGAAATGGTGCCGATGGA
- a CDS encoding NCS1 family nucleobase:cation symporter-1 → MQQNRSQVTERDGLFELEAGSDVLDSPRYNHDMAPTKVRERTWNKWHITALWVGMSICVPTYTLGGVLTAYFGLSVGEALLAILFANLIVLIPLTLNAFPGTKYGIPFPVLLRSSFGILGSNVPCLIRALVACGWFGIQTMFGGLAIHLFLGSVFEGWKSLGGTGEVIGFMVFWALNLWVVIRGAESIKWLETLSAPLLVAVGIGLLVWAMPNVSMSELLAIPPKRPEGASVVSYFAAGLTAMVGFWATLSLNIPDFSRYAKSQKDQILGQIIGLPLTMFLFASLGVIMTAASVKLVGVTVSDPVTLIGHIQNPVWVAVAMALIIIATLSTNTAANIVSPTNDFQNIAPKVINRTKAVLLTGLVGLLLMGHELLKKLGLIVSDVSLETVYSNWLLGYSSLLGPIAGIMVVDYFLIKKQRLDLAGLYRDDVYPAWNRAGFLAFGVPVVLTLLSLGSDAFSWFYSYGWFTGSALGGVIYYGLCVMRAQPSVVKTAV, encoded by the coding sequence ATGCAACAGAACAGATCGCAAGTAACCGAGCGTGACGGCTTGTTCGAACTCGAAGCCGGCAGCGACGTCCTCGACAGTCCCCGCTACAACCACGACATGGCACCGACCAAGGTGCGCGAGCGAACCTGGAACAAATGGCACATCACCGCGCTGTGGGTCGGCATGTCGATCTGCGTGCCGACGTATACCCTCGGCGGGGTGTTGACCGCGTACTTTGGCCTGAGCGTGGGCGAAGCGCTGCTGGCAATACTGTTCGCCAATCTGATCGTGCTGATTCCGCTCACACTCAATGCCTTTCCCGGTACCAAGTACGGCATTCCGTTCCCGGTGTTGTTGCGCTCATCGTTCGGCATTCTCGGTTCCAACGTGCCGTGTCTGATTCGCGCCTTGGTGGCGTGCGGCTGGTTCGGCATCCAGACCATGTTCGGCGGCCTGGCGATCCACCTGTTTCTCGGCTCCGTATTCGAGGGCTGGAAGTCCCTTGGCGGCACGGGGGAGGTGATCGGCTTCATGGTTTTCTGGGCACTGAACCTGTGGGTTGTGATTCGTGGCGCGGAGTCGATCAAGTGGCTGGAAACCTTGTCCGCGCCGTTGCTGGTGGCGGTCGGCATCGGCTTGCTGGTGTGGGCGATGCCTAATGTATCGATGAGCGAATTGCTGGCGATCCCGCCGAAACGCCCTGAGGGCGCCAGTGTGGTGAGCTACTTCGCGGCCGGGCTCACGGCAATGGTCGGCTTCTGGGCCACGTTATCGCTGAACATTCCCGACTTCAGCCGTTACGCCAAGAGCCAGAAGGATCAGATCCTCGGGCAGATTATCGGCCTGCCGCTGACGATGTTCCTGTTCGCCTCGCTGGGCGTGATCATGACCGCCGCCTCGGTGAAACTGGTCGGCGTCACGGTTTCTGATCCGGTCACCCTGATCGGCCACATTCAGAACCCGGTGTGGGTCGCGGTGGCCATGGCATTGATCATCATCGCGACGTTGTCGACCAACACGGCAGCCAACATCGTCTCGCCCACCAATGACTTCCAGAACATTGCGCCCAAGGTCATCAATCGCACCAAAGCGGTGTTGCTGACCGGGCTGGTCGGGCTCTTGTTGATGGGCCATGAACTGCTGAAAAAACTTGGTCTGATCGTTTCCGATGTCAGTCTGGAAACCGTCTATTCCAACTGGCTGCTGGGCTATTCCAGTCTGCTCGGCCCGATCGCCGGGATCATGGTGGTCGACTATTTCCTGATCAAGAAACAGCGACTGGATCTGGCCGGGTTATATCGCGACGACGTGTACCCGGCGTGGAACCGGGCCGGATTCCTTGCGTTCGGTGTGCCGGTGGTGCTGACGCTGCTGTCGCTGGGCAGCGATGCGTTCAGCTGGTTCTACAGCTACGGGTGGTTCACCGGTTCAGCGCTGGGTGGCGTGATTTATTACGGGTTATGCGTGATGCGGGCGCAGCCGTCAGTTGTAAAAACAGCGGTGTGA
- a CDS encoding Zn-dependent hydrolase translates to MNAPVDVLQSTHQHINRDRLWASLMDLAKLGATVKGGVCRLALTDLDRQARDLFVQWCEDAGCSVTVDAVGNIFARRAGRNPELPPVMTGSHIDTQPTGGKFDGCFGVLAGVEVLRTLNDLGVETEAPLEVVVWTNEEGSRFAPCMMGSGVFAEKFSLEETLAKVDADGVTVGEALNAIGYAGPRKVSGHQVGAYFEAHIEQGPILEDEHKTIGVVLGALGQKWFDLKLRGVEAHAGPTPMHLRKDALVGASVIVGAVNRAALGHQPHACGTVGCLQAYPGSRNVIPGEVRMTLDFRHLEPARLDAMIAEVKQVIEATCEEHGLTYELTPTADFPPLYFEKGCVEAVRGAAKGLGLSHMDIVSGAGHDAIFLAELGPAGMIFVPCEGGISHNEIENAAPDDLAAGCAVLLRAMLAASAMVAAGKAAA, encoded by the coding sequence ATGAACGCACCCGTAGACGTTCTGCAATCGACCCATCAGCACATCAACCGCGACCGCCTGTGGGCATCGCTCATGGACCTCGCCAAACTCGGCGCCACGGTCAAGGGCGGGGTTTGTCGCCTGGCCCTGACCGACCTCGATCGCCAGGCCCGCGACCTGTTCGTGCAATGGTGCGAGGACGCCGGATGCAGCGTCACGGTCGATGCTGTCGGCAACATCTTCGCGCGCCGTGCGGGACGCAATCCCGAGCTGCCACCGGTGATGACCGGCAGCCACATCGACACCCAGCCCACCGGCGGCAAGTTCGATGGCTGCTTCGGCGTACTCGCCGGCGTCGAGGTGTTGCGCACGCTCAACGACCTCGGCGTGGAAACCGAGGCGCCGCTGGAGGTGGTGGTCTGGACCAACGAAGAAGGCTCGCGCTTCGCTCCGTGCATGATGGGCTCTGGCGTGTTCGCAGAAAAATTCAGCCTTGAGGAGACGTTGGCCAAGGTCGATGCCGACGGCGTGACAGTCGGCGAAGCGCTCAACGCTATCGGCTATGCCGGCCCGCGCAAGGTCAGCGGGCACCAGGTCGGCGCCTATTTCGAAGCGCATATCGAACAAGGCCCGATACTTGAAGACGAACACAAAACCATTGGCGTAGTGCTCGGCGCGCTGGGGCAGAAGTGGTTCGACCTCAAGCTGCGCGGCGTCGAGGCCCACGCCGGCCCAACGCCGATGCACCTGCGCAAGGATGCGCTGGTCGGCGCCTCGGTCATCGTCGGTGCCGTCAACCGCGCCGCGCTCGGCCACCAACCGCACGCCTGTGGCACCGTCGGCTGCCTGCAGGCCTATCCCGGCTCGCGCAACGTCATCCCCGGCGAAGTGCGCATGACCCTCGACTTCCGTCATTTGGAACCGGCGCGCCTCGACGCGATGATCGCCGAGGTGAAGCAAGTCATCGAAGCCACCTGCGAGGAACATGGCCTGACCTATGAGCTGACGCCGACAGCCGACTTCCCGCCGCTGTACTTTGAAAAGGGTTGTGTGGAAGCGGTGCGCGGCGCGGCGAAAGGTCTGGGTCTGTCACACATGGACATCGTCAGCGGCGCCGGCCACGACGCGATCTTCCTCGCCGAACTCGGCCCGGCCGGGATGATTTTTGTGCCGTGCGAGGGCGGCATCAGCCACAACGAAATCGAGAACGCCGCACCGGACGATCTGGCGGCGGGATGCGCAGTGCTGTTGCGAGCGATGCTGGCGGCTTCGGCGATGGTCGCGGCCGGTAAAGCCGCCGCATAA
- the hydA gene encoding dihydropyrimidinase yields MSLLIRGATVVTHDESYRADVYCADGVIKAIGGNLDIPAGAEVLDGSGQYLMPGGIDPHTHMQLPFMGTVASEDFFSGTAAGLAGGTTSIIDFVIPNPQQSLMEAFHQWRGWGQKSASDYGFHVAITWWSEQVREEMAELVSHHGINSFKHFMAYKNAIMAADDTLVASFERCLELGAVPTVHAENGELVYHLQRRLMAQGITGPEAHPLSRPSQVEGEAASRAIRIAETIGTPLYLVHVSTKEALDEITYARSKGQPVYGEVLAGHLLLDDSVYQHPDWQTAAGYVMSPPFRPRGHQEALWHGLQNGNLHTTATDHCCFCAEQKAAGRDDFSKIPNGTAGIEDRMAVLWDEGVNSGRLSMQDFVALTSTNTAKIFNLYPRKGAIRVGADADLVLWDPQGTRTISAKTHHQQVDFNIFEGKTVRGVPSHTVSQGRLVWADGDLRAERGAGRYIERPAYPAVFDLLSKRAELHKPIAVKR; encoded by the coding sequence ATGTCTCTGTTGATCCGTGGCGCCACTGTTGTTACTCACGATGAAAGTTATCGCGCCGACGTCTATTGCGCCGACGGCGTGATCAAAGCCATCGGTGGAAACCTCGATATTCCCGCAGGCGCCGAAGTGCTCGACGGTAGCGGCCAATATTTGATGCCAGGCGGCATCGACCCGCACACGCACATGCAATTACCTTTCATGGGCACCGTGGCCAGCGAAGACTTTTTCAGCGGTACGGCGGCTGGTCTCGCCGGTGGCACGACGTCGATCATCGATTTCGTGATTCCCAATCCGCAACAGTCGTTGATGGAGGCGTTCCATCAATGGCGCGGTTGGGGGCAAAAGTCCGCCTCCGACTATGGCTTTCACGTTGCGATTACCTGGTGGAGTGAGCAGGTGCGGGAGGAAATGGCCGAGCTGGTCAGCCATCACGGCATCAACAGCTTCAAGCATTTCATGGCTTACAAGAACGCAATCATGGCCGCCGATGACACGCTGGTGGCAAGTTTCGAGCGCTGTCTGGAACTCGGCGCCGTGCCCACCGTCCATGCGGAAAACGGCGAGCTGGTCTATCACTTGCAACGCAGGTTGATGGCCCAAGGCATTACCGGCCCGGAAGCGCATCCGCTGTCACGGCCGTCACAAGTCGAAGGCGAAGCCGCCAGCCGAGCGATCCGCATCGCCGAAACCATCGGCACACCGCTGTACCTGGTGCATGTGTCGACCAAGGAAGCTCTCGACGAAATCACCTATGCGCGTAGCAAGGGCCAGCCGGTCTACGGCGAAGTGCTCGCCGGGCATTTGCTGCTCGACGACAGCGTCTACCAACATCCGGACTGGCAGACCGCTGCCGGTTACGTGATGAGCCCACCGTTCCGCCCTCGCGGCCATCAAGAGGCACTTTGGCACGGTCTGCAGAACGGCAATCTGCACACCACCGCGACCGATCACTGCTGTTTCTGCGCCGAGCAGAAAGCCGCCGGCCGCGATGACTTCAGCAAGATTCCCAACGGCACCGCAGGCATCGAAGACCGCATGGCCGTGCTTTGGGACGAAGGGGTCAACAGCGGTCGGTTGTCGATGCAGGATTTCGTCGCGCTCACCTCTACCAACACCGCGAAGATTTTCAATCTCTATCCACGCAAGGGCGCAATTCGCGTCGGCGCCGATGCCGATCTGGTGCTGTGGGATCCGCAAGGCACACGCACCATCTCCGCCAAGACTCACCACCAGCAGGTGGACTTCAACATCTTCGAAGGCAAAACCGTGCGCGGTGTGCCAAGCCACACCGTCAGTCAGGGCCGGCTGGTCTGGGCCGATGGTGACTTGCGAGCCGAGCGCGGCGCCGGTCGGTACATCGAACGGCCGGCGTATCCGGCCGTGTTTGATCTGCTGAGCAAGCGGGCCGAGTTGCACAAGCCCATTGCCGTGAAACGCTGA
- a CDS encoding NAD(P)-dependent oxidoreductase has product MIETLKHLPHPHESAAALAGHFSDLAPPLNARQAHLEASRCLYCYDAPCVNACPSEIDIPSFIRNIHQDNVRGAAQKILSANILGGSCARVCPTEILCQQACVRNNAEECAPVLIGLLQRYAVDNAQFAEHPFQRAAATGKRIAVVGAGPAGLSCAHRCAMHGHDVVIFEAREKAGGLNEYGIAKYKLVDDYAQKELDFLLQIGGIDIRHGQKLGENLTLSELHQQFDAVFLGLGLNASKQLGLPYEDAPGLLAATDYICELRQADDLTQLPLAERCIVLGAGNTAIDMAVQMARLGAHDVNLVYRRGAADMGATDHEQHIAKANQVRLLTWAQPEEVLLDAQGRVRGMRFARTDLVDGRLQTTGETFELAADAIFKAIGQAFDGSALADPLARELKRQGERIEVDENLRTSIPGVYAGGDCTSLDQDLTVQAVQHGKLAAEAINAQLMLNVEAA; this is encoded by the coding sequence GTGATCGAGACTCTGAAGCACCTCCCCCATCCGCACGAAAGCGCGGCCGCGCTCGCTGGCCATTTCAGCGATCTGGCGCCGCCGCTCAACGCCCGACAGGCGCACCTGGAAGCCTCGCGCTGCCTGTATTGCTATGACGCGCCGTGCGTCAACGCGTGCCCGAGCGAGATCGATATTCCATCGTTCATCCGCAACATCCATCAGGACAACGTCAGGGGCGCAGCGCAGAAAATTCTCTCGGCGAACATCCTTGGCGGCAGTTGCGCGCGGGTGTGCCCGACCGAGATCCTCTGTCAGCAAGCCTGCGTGCGCAATAATGCTGAAGAATGCGCGCCGGTGCTGATCGGTCTGCTGCAACGTTACGCCGTCGACAATGCACAGTTCGCCGAGCACCCGTTCCAACGTGCCGCCGCCACCGGCAAACGCATCGCCGTGGTCGGCGCCGGCCCGGCCGGTTTGTCTTGCGCGCATCGCTGCGCCATGCACGGTCACGACGTGGTGATTTTCGAAGCGCGGGAGAAGGCCGGTGGGCTTAATGAGTACGGGATCGCCAAGTACAAACTGGTCGACGACTACGCGCAGAAGGAACTGGATTTCCTCCTGCAAATCGGCGGCATCGACATTCGCCATGGACAAAAACTTGGCGAGAACCTGACCCTCAGCGAGCTGCACCAGCAGTTCGACGCGGTGTTCCTTGGCCTCGGCCTCAACGCCAGCAAGCAGCTCGGCCTGCCGTACGAAGACGCCCCGGGTCTGCTCGCCGCTACCGATTACATCTGCGAATTGCGCCAGGCCGACGACCTGACGCAACTGCCACTGGCCGAACGTTGCATCGTCCTTGGCGCAGGCAATACCGCAATCGATATGGCCGTGCAAATGGCCCGTCTTGGCGCGCACGACGTCAACCTCGTGTACCGGCGTGGCGCGGCGGACATGGGCGCCACCGACCATGAACAACACATCGCCAAAGCCAATCAGGTACGCCTGCTGACCTGGGCGCAGCCGGAAGAAGTCTTGCTCGATGCTCAGGGCCGTGTGCGCGGCATGCGCTTCGCGCGTACGGATCTGGTCGACGGTCGACTGCAAACCACCGGCGAGACTTTCGAACTGGCGGCGGATGCGATCTTCAAGGCCATCGGGCAGGCGTTCGACGGCAGCGCCCTCGCCGATCCGCTGGCCCGTGAACTGAAGCGTCAGGGCGAGCGCATTGAAGTCGACGAAAACCTGCGCACCAGCATTCCGGGGGTGTACGCCGGCGGCGACTGCACCAGCCTCGATCAGGATTTGACCGTACAAGCCGTGCAACACGGCAAACTCGCCGCCGAGGCGATCAACGCTCAACTGATGCTTAACGTGGAGGCCGCATAA